AGAAAAACCTTCAGGAGATGGGACGCATATCAATGGTGGATTCTTTGTTCTGGAACCTGAAATTTTCAGATATTTGAAAGATGATCAGACGATCTGGGAACGTTTTCCCCTTGAATCGCTTGCAAAGGAAGGCCAGCTGTATTCCTTCAGGCATGATGGCTTTTGGTATCCAATGGATACGCTGAGGGATAAAATCAAGCTTGAAGAACTTTGGCAAAGCCAAAAGGCTCCCTGGAAAGTTTGGTGAAACCGTTGAAGCACTGTTTCGCAAAGGCGTTTTTCGGAAAGAAAGTTGCAATAACCGGTCATACGGGGTTCAAGGGAGCGTGGCTTGCTTTCTGGTTGCACCTTCTTGGAGCAAAAGTTGCAGGATATTCGCTTGAGCCACCGACTTCGCCAGCCCTTTTCGATATACTCGCCCTTGATGCCGATATCGATCATCAGATAGGGGACATTCGTGACCTGGCCGGCTTGAAGGCGTGGATATTGAGGCAGCAGCCCGATTTTCTGTTTCATCTTGCTGCCCAGCCGATTGTTCGGTTCTCGTATGAAGAGCCGCTTACGACATACCAAGTAAATGTCAATGGAACGATCCATGTGTTGGAATCCTTGCGGAGCCTGGACAAGCCGTGTATCGCAATTATGGTAACCACCGATAAGTGTTATGAAAATCGCGAGTGGGTGTACGGCTATCGGGAAGTTGATCCCCTTGGTGGGCATGACCCTTACAGCTCGAGTAAAGCTGCTGCTGAACTAGCCATTTCTGCTTGGCGAAGATCCTTTTTCAAGGACCATCCGGTGATGATCGCAAGCGCGCGGGCTGGCAACGTTATTGGCGGCGGTGACTGGGCAAAAGACCGGATCGTTCCTGACTGTATAAGGTTCCTTCGAGAGGGAAAACCAATCATTGTACGGAATAAATCGGCAACGCGTCCTTGGCAACACGTGCTGGAACCTTTGAGCGGATACCTCTGGCTTGCCGCGGTGTTGGCAAGGCCCACTGCTATCGCTGGTTCTCTCGGTGAAGGCGAGTTGACCTTCAATTTTGGACCGGATCATCGGTCGAATAAGACCGTTGAAGAACTTGTCCGTGAAATTCTTCGTTATTATCCCGGCCAATGGGAAGACCGCAGCGATCCTGGCGCCGTACACGAAGCCGGATTATTGCAGTTATCTATCGCCAAGGCAAGGCATCATCTAAAATGGTTCCCTGCCTGGGATTTTCAGATTACGGTTGAGCAAACTGTTCGCTGGTATAGGAAATTGCTGGATCAATCCACGAGCGATCAGATGCGTGAAATGACAAGAAAACAAATTGCTGACTATACGAAAGCTGCCCACTCTTTTGGAATTCCTTGGGCATCAGATGAGTAACGGAGTTTATTCATGTCGGACAGAGAAGCCATCAGGCATCAGATATTGAAGCTGGTCAGGGAGTATCAGGAGGCAGGCGAGAAAAAAGCCTTCATTCCAGGGAAGGATACAGTTCATTACGCTGGTCGTCAGTATGATTATGATGAGCTTGTCTGCCTTGTCGATTCCTCGCTGGATTTTTGGCTGACGGCTGGCCGGTATGCCTCCGAATTTGAAAAAAACTTTGCTGCATATCATGGCGTTGATCATGCTCTTCTCGTAAACTCCGGGTCTTCCGCGAACCTTGCAGCATTTGCGACGTTGACTTCCCCAAAGTTGAAGGATCGGCGCATCAAGTCAGGAGATGAGGTCATAACCGTTGCTGCCGGCTTCCCGACGACCGTGAATCCAATTATTCAACATGGTGCGATTCCCGTTTTCGTCGATGTTGAGCTGGGAACCTATGTTCCGACGATGGAGCGCATCGAAGCTGCGTTGAGTCCCAGAACACGGGCGGTCATGATGGCTCACACAATGGGTGTCCCGTTCCCGGTTGCTGAAGTAAAAGAATTCTGTGAAAGGAATCGACTCTGGCTGATCGAGGATAATTGCGATGCCCTTGGCAGCAGGTATAACGGGAAGCTGACGGGCACATTCGGCGACCTGGCCACGTTCAGTTTCTATCCGGCTCATCACATGACGATGGGTGAAGGTGGCGCTGTTATCACTGCTGATGCAGAACTCGCCAGAATTGCCAGAAGTTTCCGCGATTGGGGACGTGACTGCTATTGCATCGGAGGAGTGAACAATTCATGCGGGAAGCGGTTCACCCAACAGTTTGGAATGCTGCCGTTCGGATACGATCACAAGTATGTCTACAGCCATATCGGGTACAATCTGAAGGTTACAGATATGCAAGCTGCGATCGGCGTTGCTCAACTTAGAAAACTTGAATCATTTATTACATTACGAAAAAAACATCATGCTTTATTGAATGAAAAGCTGAAAAGGCATGAGAAGTATCTGATTTTGCCTATGACTCCCGCTCATTCCGATCCCTCCTGGTTTGGGTTCGTCATAAGCGTTCGGCCTGATGCACCGTTCGCACGCGACGACTTGGTAAGAGTCTTGGAAGCCGCCCGCATAGAAACACGAAATCTCTTCTGCGGAAATCTCCTTCGCCATCCGGCCTACTCAGACATTCAGCACAGAATTGTCGGCTCTCTTTTGAATACCGACCTTATAACCTCCAATACCTTTTTCATCGGCGTTTACCCTGGCATGACAACCGAAATGCTCGCTCATGTTCATTATACATTCGATAGCTTCTTGAATAATATCGCTATCTAAATTGCCCCACTCACCGGAAGATGAGTGGGAACGATTCTCCGGTATCCCCCTGCCTTGATCGATTCCTGAGCCCTCTTGTTTCTCCACCGCGGAGGGTTTACTATCATCCCTTGGGTTTTCATGGGGAAAAATACGTCTTCTGATAATGGATCATGCAATGAAAAATGGGAGCTGGGATTATTACGGGAAAGGACGATGAAAAGCTCTGATGCCATAGGGGCGCTCAAAGCCTACGCTACAGATCCAACGGTAGGATTGCCGGATGATCTGTTCTACTTTGTCTCGGAAATCACTCCCATGGTCAATGTGGATCTGTTGATCAAGGATCCCAATGGGCGTGTGCTCCTTGCTTGGCGTGATGATCCTTTAGCCGGCCAGGGGTGGCATCTCCCGGGGGGAATCGTGCGCTTCAGAGAGACGCTGGAAACGCGGATTCAGAAGGTAGCTGAAACCGAGGTTGGGGCTTTGGTGGATTTTGATCCTGCACCGGTGGCGATCAATCAGGT
This genomic stretch from Candidatus Ozemobacteraceae bacterium harbors:
- the rfbG gene encoding CDP-glucose 4,6-dehydratase, whose translation is MKHCFAKAFFGKKVAITGHTGFKGAWLAFWLHLLGAKVAGYSLEPPTSPALFDILALDADIDHQIGDIRDLAGLKAWILRQQPDFLFHLAAQPIVRFSYEEPLTTYQVNVNGTIHVLESLRSLDKPCIAIMVTTDKCYENREWVYGYREVDPLGGHDPYSSSKAAAELAISAWRRSFFKDHPVMIASARAGNVIGGGDWAKDRIVPDCIRFLREGKPIIVRNKSATRPWQHVLEPLSGYLWLAAVLARPTAIAGSLGEGELTFNFGPDHRSNKTVEELVREILRYYPGQWEDRSDPGAVHEAGLLQLSIAKARHHLKWFPAWDFQITVEQTVRWYRKLLDQSTSDQMREMTRKQIADYTKAAHSFGIPWASDE
- a CDS encoding NUDIX hydrolase — protein: MKSSDAIGALKAYATDPTVGLPDDLFYFVSEITPMVNVDLLIKDPNGRVLLAWRDDPLAGQGWHLPGGIVRFRETLETRIQKVAETEVGALVDFDPAPVAINQVINYHRETRGHFISILYKCSLPADFVPKNAGLSPRDAGFVKWHEACPSDLLKLHDIYRRYLS
- the rfbH gene encoding lipopolysaccharide biosynthesis protein RfbH yields the protein MSDREAIRHQILKLVREYQEAGEKKAFIPGKDTVHYAGRQYDYDELVCLVDSSLDFWLTAGRYASEFEKNFAAYHGVDHALLVNSGSSANLAAFATLTSPKLKDRRIKSGDEVITVAAGFPTTVNPIIQHGAIPVFVDVELGTYVPTMERIEAALSPRTRAVMMAHTMGVPFPVAEVKEFCERNRLWLIEDNCDALGSRYNGKLTGTFGDLATFSFYPAHHMTMGEGGAVITADAELARIARSFRDWGRDCYCIGGVNNSCGKRFTQQFGMLPFGYDHKYVYSHIGYNLKVTDMQAAIGVAQLRKLESFITLRKKHHALLNEKLKRHEKYLILPMTPAHSDPSWFGFVISVRPDAPFARDDLVRVLEAARIETRNLFCGNLLRHPAYSDIQHRIVGSLLNTDLITSNTFFIGVYPGMTTEMLAHVHYTFDSFLNNIAI